A DNA window from Rhizobium acidisoli contains the following coding sequences:
- a CDS encoding LysR substrate-binding domain-containing protein, which translates to MQFRRRLPSLTALVTLEAVLRRNSFTLAATELGVTQAAVSRQIALLEEEFGQSLFVRKHRAIEPTAACISLGATLAKSFADIAESVEALQSRSQDVVTIGATVAFSSFWLLPRLAEFRRANPGILVRVISQDSPIALDGGEVDVAIRYGLPPFSDGTVIASRGDVISPVCSPDYLRRRGDGPLGSADEFIETDVVDRSWYSWSQWVSFTGANIAVKPSLRFSHYTETIAAARAGQGIALGWRMLIGTFLEDGTLVPAEQSELAAEDRYNVIVPVKAKRSNARDLAAAWLTASLHG; encoded by the coding sequence ATGCAATTTCGAAGACGGCTTCCATCGCTGACCGCACTGGTGACCCTGGAGGCGGTGCTGCGTAGGAATAGCTTCACCCTGGCTGCGACCGAACTCGGCGTCACCCAGGCAGCGGTCAGCAGGCAGATCGCGTTGCTGGAGGAGGAGTTCGGCCAGTCCCTCTTCGTGCGCAAGCATCGAGCGATCGAACCGACGGCGGCGTGCATCAGCCTTGGCGCAACACTGGCGAAGAGTTTTGCCGATATCGCCGAGAGTGTGGAAGCGCTCCAGTCACGCAGTCAGGACGTGGTAACGATCGGCGCAACCGTCGCATTCTCGTCCTTCTGGCTGCTGCCGCGGCTGGCTGAGTTCCGCCGAGCCAACCCAGGCATTCTGGTGCGGGTGATATCCCAGGACAGCCCGATTGCGCTCGACGGCGGAGAGGTCGACGTGGCGATCCGCTACGGCCTGCCTCCCTTCAGCGACGGAACGGTCATCGCCTCGCGCGGCGATGTCATTTCCCCCGTCTGCTCTCCAGACTATCTCCGGCGTCGGGGAGATGGGCCGCTCGGCTCGGCTGACGAATTCATCGAAACGGATGTTGTCGATCGTTCCTGGTACAGCTGGTCGCAATGGGTTTCGTTCACCGGCGCCAATATCGCGGTCAAGCCGTCGCTTCGGTTCAGCCATTATACCGAGACAATCGCCGCCGCGCGCGCCGGGCAGGGAATTGCCTTGGGTTGGCGCATGCTGATCGGCACTTTTCTCGAAGACGGAACCCTGGTGCCCGCCGAACAAAGCGAACTTGCCGCGGAAGATCGTTACAACGTGATCGTGCCGGTCAAAGCCAAGCGAAGCAATGCCCGCGACCTCGCCGCCGCCTGGCTGACGGCATCGCTGCACGGTTGA
- a CDS encoding acyltransferase, with the protein MDQANNPQTSANDHEEARRLQYLPWERIASDLDHPAHLARKAELRRTCGAELAETSYIAENAAIFTENLTMGERSWIAGHALVRGDVILGDDCSINPYACVSGKVTCGNGVRIASHASVVGFNHGFDDPDRPIHRQGVVSIGIVIGDDVWIGANCVIFDGVTIGNGAVIAAGAVVTQDIPALSIAGGVPAKVLRSRGAATRKSGTADIEDRLLKLGEKAKEQWPDILAHWKKPETYESLEGDGVRRPAIRHLCDAIEIAAGFGHLPPGLVSSETVELLQGLQDRETGLFPEEHSRVDGRALREDPKALYNVLSVGYALELLGSRPRHPIQAVQLGAEELEQWLSGLPWSSRAWHAGSVVDAIGTAMYFDARYFGIRGPRQALFEWLSRNANAVSGLWGEPTALEGWLQPVNGFYRLTRGAYAQFGVPLPHPDASLETVHLNYRNHKGFVGARYNACNLLDTIHPLLLIARQTDYRRADGEAIARNLISRALDRWRDGEGFAFADGGEPSLQGTEMWLSVIHLAADFLDLSDRFAFVPKGVHRTATPGLGL; encoded by the coding sequence ATGGATCAGGCCAATAATCCGCAAACATCGGCGAACGACCATGAGGAAGCGCGCCGGCTGCAATATCTTCCGTGGGAGCGCATTGCATCCGACCTCGATCATCCCGCTCACCTCGCCCGCAAGGCGGAGCTTAGGCGGACCTGCGGTGCGGAGCTGGCCGAGACATCCTATATCGCCGAAAATGCCGCGATTTTCACCGAGAACCTGACGATGGGCGAGCGCTCCTGGATTGCGGGGCACGCGCTCGTTCGGGGCGATGTGATCCTTGGTGACGACTGCAGCATCAATCCCTATGCCTGCGTGTCGGGCAAGGTGACGTGCGGCAACGGAGTGCGGATCGCTTCTCATGCCTCGGTCGTCGGCTTCAATCATGGATTCGACGATCCCGATCGACCCATCCACCGCCAGGGCGTCGTCAGCATTGGCATCGTCATCGGCGACGATGTCTGGATTGGCGCCAATTGCGTGATCTTCGATGGCGTCACCATTGGAAACGGCGCGGTGATCGCCGCCGGAGCTGTGGTCACGCAGGACATTCCCGCCTTGTCGATTGCCGGTGGCGTACCGGCGAAGGTGCTGCGGAGCCGAGGCGCGGCAACCAGAAAATCCGGCACGGCAGATATCGAAGACCGATTGCTGAAGCTCGGTGAGAAGGCGAAAGAGCAATGGCCTGACATTCTTGCACACTGGAAAAAGCCTGAGACCTATGAATCGCTGGAGGGGGACGGCGTCAGGCGGCCGGCGATCCGGCATCTGTGCGATGCAATCGAGATCGCCGCCGGTTTCGGCCACCTGCCGCCGGGCCTCGTTTCGTCGGAAACCGTCGAGCTTCTCCAAGGCCTTCAGGATCGGGAGACGGGGCTTTTCCCGGAAGAGCATTCGCGCGTAGATGGCCGGGCGTTGCGGGAGGATCCGAAGGCACTCTACAATGTGCTTTCAGTCGGCTATGCGCTTGAACTGCTTGGCTCCAGACCACGTCACCCCATCCAGGCGGTACAGCTCGGGGCTGAAGAGCTGGAGCAATGGCTGAGCGGCCTGCCCTGGTCGAGCCGGGCGTGGCACGCCGGCAGCGTCGTCGATGCCATCGGAACTGCGATGTATTTCGACGCGCGGTATTTCGGCATCAGAGGCCCACGCCAGGCGCTTTTCGAGTGGCTGAGCCGTAATGCCAACGCCGTCTCGGGCCTATGGGGCGAGCCGACGGCACTGGAAGGATGGCTGCAGCCGGTGAACGGTTTTTATCGGCTGACGCGTGGCGCCTACGCGCAGTTCGGCGTTCCGCTTCCCCATCCGGACGCTTCGCTCGAAACGGTTCACCTCAACTACCGAAATCACAAGGGTTTCGTCGGCGCGCGATACAATGCTTGCAATCTACTCGATACGATCCATCCGCTGCTGCTGATTGCCCGGCAAACCGATTACCGGCGGGCCGATGGCGAGGCGATCGCCCGCAATCTCATATCGAGAGCGCTCGATCGATGGCGGGATGGCGAGGGTTTTGCCTTCGCCGATGGCGGCGAACCGAGCTTGCAGGGAACGGAAATGTGGCTTTCCGTCATTCACCTGGCGGCAGATTTCCTGGATCTGTCGGATCGGTTCGCGTTCGTCCCGAAAGGCGTGCACCGGACGGCAACGCCTGGGCTCGGCTTGTGA
- the putA gene encoding trifunctional transcriptional regulator/proline dehydrogenase/L-glutamate gamma-semialdehyde dehydrogenase, translating to MLNAAIDTVSSNDPANGAPFSGFAPPIRPQSELRQAITAAYRRPETECLPPLVAAARVSEAKRYDIRSTARTLIEALRAKHKGTGVEGLVQEYSLSSQEGVALMCLAEALLRIPDTDTRDALIRDKIAEGNWTSHIGGGKSMFVNAATWGLVVTGKLTSTVNDRSLSAALTRLIARAGEPVIRRGVDMAMRMMGEQFVTGETIEEALKRARPLEARGFRYSYDMLGEAATTAADAERYFKDYEKAIHAIGKASNGRGIYDGPGISIKLSALHPRYVRAQAGRVMGELLPKVKALALLAKGYDIGLNIDAEEADRLELSLDLLEELCFAPDLVGWNGLGFVVQAYGKRCPFVLDYVIDLARRSGRRVMVRLVKGAYWDAEIKRAQLDGLDDYPVYTRKIYTDVAYIACARKLLNAPDAVFPQFASHNAQTLATIYHLAGPDFAVGKYEFQCLHGMGEPLYDEVVGKEKLDRPCRIYAPVGTHETLLAYLVRRLLENGANSSFVHRISDPNVSVEALIADPAETVAAMPVIGAAHAQIALPKALYGSARANSDGLDLSNETTLSDLAQTLASSAASPWHALPILADGSTDGVTRDVLNPADHRDVVGTVTELKVEEAARIVAMAADYAPQWAAVPPAERAACLERAADIMQARIKTLMGIIMREAGKSAANAVGEVREAIDFLRYYAEQARKTLGPSHAPLGPIVCISPWNFPLAIFTGQVAAALVAGNPVLAKPAGVTPIIASESVKILHEAGVPVGALQFVPGSGRLGAGMVGAPETAGVMFTGSTEVARMIQAQLAERLSSSGKPIPLIAETGGQNGMIVDSSALAEQVVADVIASAFDSAGQRCSALRVLCLQDDVADRTLNMLKGAFRELTIGRTDRLSIDVGPVINDGAKAEIDQHIEQMRGAGRKVDQLPLPESAAAGTFVPPTIIEIKALSDLTREIFGPVLHVVRFKRNGLDRLIDDINASGYGLTFGLHTRLDETIAHVTSRIKAGNLYVNRNIIGAVVGVQPFGGRGLSGTGPKAGGPLYIGRLVQRAPVPPQQDSVHTDLALRDYIVWLDRKGLPAEGEAARGYASRSALGLERELVGPVGELNLYALHPRGRILAVPQTESGLYRQIAAALSTGNHVVVDAGSLPKSALADLPAAVASRVSWTSDWEKDGPFSGALVEGDRDSVLIVNRKIAALPGPLLLVQAATSEELTNDPEAYCLNWLLEEVSTSINTAAAGGNASLMAIG from the coding sequence ATGTTGAACGCAGCGATCGACACCGTATCCTCCAATGATCCCGCCAACGGGGCGCCGTTCTCCGGCTTTGCCCCGCCGATCCGGCCGCAATCCGAGCTTCGCCAGGCCATCACCGCGGCCTATCGCCGCCCGGAAACCGAATGCCTGCCGCCGCTCGTTGCCGCGGCGCGCGTCTCCGAGGCGAAACGCTACGACATTCGCAGCACCGCCCGCACGCTGATCGAGGCGCTGCGCGCCAAGCATAAGGGCACTGGCGTCGAGGGGCTGGTGCAGGAATATTCGCTCTCCAGCCAGGAAGGCGTGGCGCTGATGTGCCTTGCCGAAGCACTGCTGCGCATTCCCGATACCGACACCCGCGATGCGCTGATCCGCGACAAGATCGCCGAGGGCAACTGGACCTCGCATATCGGCGGCGGCAAATCCATGTTCGTCAACGCCGCCACCTGGGGCCTCGTCGTCACCGGCAAGCTGACCTCGACGGTCAACGACCGCAGCCTGTCGGCGGCGCTGACGCGGCTGATCGCGCGCGCCGGCGAGCCGGTCATCCGCCGCGGCGTCGATATGGCGATGCGCATGATGGGCGAGCAGTTCGTCACCGGCGAAACGATCGAGGAGGCGTTGAAGCGCGCCCGGCCGCTCGAAGCGCGCGGCTTCCGTTATTCCTACGACATGCTGGGCGAGGCCGCGACGACGGCTGCCGACGCCGAACGTTATTTCAAGGACTATGAAAAGGCGATCCATGCCATCGGCAAGGCCTCGAACGGACGCGGCATCTATGACGGCCCTGGTATTTCGATCAAGCTTTCCGCCCTGCATCCCCGCTATGTGAGGGCGCAGGCCGGCCGGGTGATGGGAGAGCTGCTGCCGAAGGTCAAGGCGCTCGCCCTTCTCGCCAAGGGCTACGATATCGGCCTCAACATCGACGCCGAGGAAGCCGACCGGCTGGAGCTTTCGCTCGATCTGCTCGAAGAGCTCTGCTTTGCCCCTGATCTTGTCGGCTGGAACGGCCTGGGCTTCGTGGTGCAGGCCTATGGCAAGCGCTGCCCCTTCGTGCTCGACTATGTCATCGATCTCGCCCGCCGCTCCGGCCGCCGGGTCATGGTGCGTCTGGTCAAGGGCGCCTATTGGGATGCGGAAATCAAGCGCGCCCAGCTCGACGGTCTCGACGATTATCCGGTCTATACCCGCAAGATCTACACCGACGTCGCCTACATCGCCTGCGCGCGCAAGCTGCTGAACGCGCCCGATGCCGTCTTCCCGCAGTTTGCCAGCCACAATGCGCAGACGCTGGCGACGATCTATCATCTCGCCGGTCCCGATTTCGCTGTCGGCAAATACGAGTTCCAGTGCCTGCACGGCATGGGCGAACCTCTTTACGACGAAGTCGTCGGCAAGGAAAAGCTCGACCGGCCCTGCCGCATCTACGCGCCTGTGGGAACGCATGAGACGCTGCTCGCCTATCTGGTGCGGCGTCTCCTGGAAAACGGCGCCAACTCCTCCTTCGTGCACCGCATCTCCGATCCGAACGTCTCGGTCGAGGCGCTGATCGCCGATCCCGCCGAAACCGTTGCCGCCATGCCCGTCATCGGCGCCGCCCACGCGCAGATCGCCTTGCCGAAGGCGCTTTACGGCAGTGCCCGCGCCAATTCCGACGGTCTCGATCTCTCGAACGAGACGACCCTTTCTGATCTGGCTCAGACACTCGCCTCTTCGGCTGCAAGCCCCTGGCATGCGCTTCCGATCCTCGCCGACGGCTCCACGGACGGGGTGACGCGTGACGTCCTCAATCCTGCCGATCACCGCGACGTCGTCGGCACGGTCACCGAACTGAAGGTCGAAGAGGCCGCTCGTATCGTGGCGATGGCGGCCGACTATGCGCCGCAATGGGCGGCGGTGCCGCCGGCCGAGCGGGCGGCTTGCCTGGAGCGGGCGGCCGACATCATGCAGGCCCGCATCAAGACGCTGATGGGCATCATCATGCGCGAAGCCGGCAAATCCGCGGCCAACGCGGTCGGCGAAGTGCGCGAGGCGATCGACTTCCTGCGCTATTACGCCGAACAGGCGCGCAAGACCCTCGGGCCGTCGCATGCGCCCCTCGGCCCCATCGTCTGCATCAGCCCTTGGAATTTCCCGCTGGCGATTTTCACCGGGCAGGTGGCCGCCGCACTGGTGGCCGGCAATCCCGTGCTCGCCAAGCCTGCCGGCGTCACGCCAATCATCGCTTCGGAAAGCGTCAAGATCCTCCATGAGGCGGGCGTGCCTGTTGGCGCATTGCAGTTCGTACCCGGCAGCGGCCGCCTCGGCGCCGGCATGGTGGGTGCCCCGGAAACAGCCGGCGTCATGTTCACCGGCTCGACCGAAGTCGCCCGGATGATCCAGGCGCAGCTGGCCGAACGGCTGTCTTCATCAGGCAAGCCGATCCCGCTGATTGCCGAAACCGGCGGCCAGAACGGCATGATCGTCGATTCCTCGGCACTTGCCGAGCAGGTGGTGGCCGACGTCATCGCCTCGGCTTTCGATAGCGCCGGCCAGCGCTGCTCGGCGCTCCGCGTCCTCTGCCTGCAGGATGATGTGGCCGACCGGACCCTCAACATGCTGAAAGGCGCCTTCCGCGAGCTGACGATCGGCCGTACCGACCGGCTGAGCATCGATGTCGGTCCTGTCATCAACGATGGCGCAAAGGCCGAGATCGACCAGCATATCGAGCAGATGCGCGGCGCCGGCCGCAAGGTCGATCAACTGCCGCTGCCCGAAAGTGCCGCGGCGGGGACCTTCGTTCCGCCGACGATCATCGAAATCAAGGCCCTGTCGGACCTGACGCGGGAGATCTTCGGGCCGGTCCTGCATGTCGTCCGCTTCAAGCGAAACGGCCTCGATCGCCTGATCGACGACATCAACGCATCGGGCTACGGCCTGACATTCGGGCTTCACACCCGGCTTGACGAAACGATCGCGCATGTGACCAGCCGCATCAAGGCCGGCAACCTCTACGTCAACCGCAACATCATCGGCGCCGTCGTCGGCGTGCAACCTTTCGGCGGCCGCGGCCTGTCGGGCACCGGTCCGAAGGCCGGCGGTCCGCTCTATATCGGCCGGCTGGTGCAGCGTGCACCGGTGCCGCCACAGCAGGATTCCGTCCATACGGACCTCGCCCTTCGCGATTATATCGTCTGGCTCGACAGGAAGGGCTTGCCGGCCGAAGGGGAGGCGGCGCGCGGATATGCGAGCCGTTCGGCGCTCGGACTCGAGCGGGAACTGGTGGGCCCGGTCGGAGAACTCAATCTCTACGCGCTCCATCCACGCGGCCGCATTCTTGCCGTGCCGCAGACCGAAAGCGGGCTCTATCGCCAGATCGCCGCAGCACTGTCGACAGGCAATCACGTCGTCGTCGACGCCGGCTCCCTGCCGAAATCGGCCCTGGCGGATCTCCCGGCGGCTGTCGCCAGCCGGGTTTCCTGGACGTCGGATTGGGAAAAGGACGGGCCATTCTCGGGCGCACTCGTCGAAGGCGATCGCGACAGCGTCCTGATCGTCAATCGGAAAATTGCTGCTCTGCCCGGTCCGCTTCTGCTGGTCCAGGCGGCGACGAGCGAAGAATTGACGAACGATCCCGAGGCCTATTGCCTCAACTGGCTGCTGGAGGAGGTGTCGACATCGATCAACACCGCGGCAGCCGGCGGCAATGCCAGCCTTATGGCGATCGGCTGA
- a CDS encoding aromatic ring-hydroxylating oxygenase subunit alpha produces MLNRLPSTISALLDSRSEGHSLPAGLYVREDVFEADIDVFFHKHWICVGLDCDVPEAGDATVVDIGKTSLILLRDDDGEIRVLHNVCRHRGSRLLNPGKTIVSKLVCPYHTWTYELTGELSYAPHMGKEFDKDCHSLKPVTFKSIGGLIYVCLSDNPPEDIAGLEQAMVDRLAPYDIRNAKIAHQTDVIEDGNWKLTMENNRECYHCSANHPELCVSFVDLDFGFDPETLSPEDREQAEEHFRMYEERTQAWEADGFPSAAVEQLSDCATNFRTQRLIISGAGESQTHDATAASSKLLGQMTRKDLGDMHLWGHNSWNHFMGDHAVVATVIPLSAGKTLVRTKWLVHKDAVEGVDYDLDKLTDVWVATTDQDADLVARSHAGALDPAYQPGPYSRFSETNLDKFASWYIDRMRAHGY; encoded by the coding sequence ATGCTAAACAGGCTGCCATCTACCATTTCGGCGCTGCTCGACTCCCGCTCTGAAGGCCATTCACTGCCGGCCGGCCTCTATGTCAGAGAAGACGTGTTCGAAGCAGACATCGACGTCTTCTTCCACAAGCACTGGATCTGTGTCGGCCTCGACTGTGACGTTCCCGAAGCCGGCGACGCCACCGTCGTCGATATCGGCAAGACGAGCCTGATCCTTCTGCGCGACGACGACGGTGAAATCCGCGTCCTGCACAATGTCTGCCGCCATCGCGGCTCCCGCCTTCTCAATCCGGGCAAGACGATTGTTTCGAAGCTCGTCTGTCCCTATCACACCTGGACCTATGAGCTGACGGGCGAGCTCAGCTACGCCCCCCATATGGGCAAGGAATTCGACAAGGATTGTCACAGTCTCAAACCCGTTACCTTCAAATCGATCGGCGGCCTGATTTACGTCTGCCTGTCCGACAATCCGCCCGAGGATATTGCCGGCCTCGAACAGGCGATGGTCGACCGCCTTGCTCCCTACGATATCCGCAATGCCAAGATCGCGCACCAGACCGACGTCATCGAGGACGGCAACTGGAAGCTGACGATGGAGAACAATCGCGAGTGCTATCACTGCTCCGCCAACCACCCGGAACTCTGCGTCTCCTTCGTCGATCTCGACTTCGGCTTCGATCCGGAAACGCTGAGCCCCGAGGATCGTGAGCAGGCCGAGGAGCACTTCCGGATGTACGAGGAGCGCACGCAGGCATGGGAGGCCGACGGCTTCCCCTCGGCTGCCGTCGAGCAGCTTTCCGACTGCGCTACGAACTTCCGCACGCAGCGGCTGATCATATCAGGTGCCGGCGAATCCCAGACCCACGACGCCACCGCCGCATCCTCCAAGCTCCTCGGGCAGATGACCCGCAAGGATCTCGGCGACATGCATCTCTGGGGTCATAACAGTTGGAACCACTTCATGGGCGACCATGCCGTCGTGGCAACCGTCATCCCGCTCTCGGCCGGCAAGACCCTGGTCAGGACCAAGTGGCTGGTGCACAAGGACGCCGTCGAAGGGGTCGATTACGACCTCGACAAGCTGACGGATGTCTGGGTCGCAACGACGGATCAGGACGCCGATCTCGTCGCCCGTTCCCATGCCGGCGCTCTCGATCCCGCCTATCAGCCGGGCCCCTATTCCCGCTTTTCCGAGACGAACCTCGACAAGTTCGCCAGCTGGTACATCGACCGGATGCGCGCTCATGGATACTAG
- a CDS encoding Lrp/AsnC family transcriptional regulator translates to MASETEILSELDQFDKKILAALAEDGRLSITDLAAKVGLSKTPCQIRFKRLISDGYIEGFKAVLNPAKMQLDHIAFVEVKLSDTREDALKSFNDAIKKIREVEECHMIAGRFDYLLKIRTRDIGRYRRVLGERISTLPHVASTSTNVAMETVKEAWDKLGSSLS, encoded by the coding sequence ATGGCTAGCGAAACTGAAATCCTTAGTGAATTAGACCAGTTCGACAAGAAGATCCTCGCCGCGCTCGCCGAGGACGGCAGACTGTCGATCACCGATCTCGCAGCAAAAGTCGGACTGTCGAAGACGCCGTGCCAGATCCGCTTCAAACGGCTGATCAGCGACGGCTATATCGAAGGCTTCAAGGCCGTCCTCAACCCCGCGAAAATGCAGCTCGACCACATCGCCTTCGTCGAGGTGAAACTCTCCGACACCCGCGAGGATGCGCTGAAAAGCTTCAACGACGCCATCAAGAAAATCCGGGAAGTCGAGGAGTGCCATATGATCGCCGGTCGGTTCGACTATCTCCTGAAGATCCGCACCCGCGACATCGGCCGTTACCGCCGCGTCCTCGGCGAACGCATCTCGACGTTGCCCCACGTTGCCAGCACTTCGACGAATGTCGCGATGGAGACGGTCAAGGAAGCCTGGGACAAGTTGGGTTCGAGCTTGTCCTGA
- a CDS encoding methyl-accepting chemotaxis protein has translation MALIDRLLQRMRIVTKVLFFVVPLIVLIAGIGLFGYFTAGTLNGQMTLTRQTIDTLSSFQQLRSSLTAFTDLPTAATRDRLIASISDQQKGAATLDAMLIDPAQKQQIAAVRELGAKMQGGADALWAVSQERVNTEQAIDDAVTGLFKESQTARKQLDVLQDQANGKEAFVRALLLDASAYKNLSGRIAKLRKATAAAADPQKLGQAIGSLLPPLVKEVGDSGALASDKAQSQIAALKPVLDKLAPMAKDSSSLTLEGYAPIDQDLQGLQEQFAKLASGNADTAIERFTGMDASISTLRSMVAIVNAAFKSIDDLRLHLSELNRRVDAESRDAVLADLKALRESAAKLVPLSGKNAALQDLAKKIEPSLAAIEKDTSLLISIADRWRADKETATALVADASHTLEQFVSTAQESGKEISQRSATMSLAAMIAGTVLAFIGGLMLIETLRGPLKRITQTMMRLADGDLNVAIGDGKRGDEIGDMIRSVTVFRDQALEKTRLEEVAEVNRARDEREQARRAAEQARIEAEQSEALTALSEMLGKLANGNLAAEMSEDLAADYVAMAQTYNHAIDALRLTLAEVRNTTYEIAEGSTNLSGAADDLARRTEQQAAALEESSRVLGELTDSVRTTAENARQTSVSVAEAHRQAEHSAAVVAKAVDAMGAINRSSEKVTSIIGVIDEIAFQTNLLALNAGVEAARAGEAGRGFAVVAQEVRELAQRCAKAAREIKDLISNSASQVGAGVTLVEETGHALSAIMEHFTSINGLVQVISASTTTQYKGIDEVNNAVRDVEHITQHNAAMVEENTAEIHRLRQQVELLNERISHFQTADGRRGALAARPLISVAS, from the coding sequence ATGGCGTTGATTGACCGACTGTTGCAGCGGATGCGGATCGTGACGAAGGTACTCTTCTTCGTCGTGCCGCTGATCGTTCTCATCGCCGGCATCGGTCTTTTCGGTTATTTCACCGCCGGCACGCTCAATGGCCAGATGACACTGACGCGGCAGACGATCGATACGCTTTCCAGTTTTCAGCAACTGCGATCGTCGCTGACCGCCTTTACCGATCTTCCGACAGCGGCCACGCGCGATCGATTGATCGCCAGCATCTCCGATCAGCAGAAGGGTGCGGCGACGCTCGATGCCATGTTGATCGATCCTGCGCAAAAGCAGCAGATCGCTGCGGTGCGAGAACTCGGGGCTAAGATGCAGGGCGGCGCCGACGCGCTTTGGGCCGTGTCGCAGGAGCGCGTCAATACCGAACAGGCGATCGACGACGCGGTAACCGGGCTGTTTAAGGAAAGCCAGACGGCGCGCAAACAGCTCGACGTTCTCCAGGATCAGGCGAATGGCAAGGAGGCCTTCGTCCGGGCGCTGCTTCTCGATGCCTCGGCCTACAAGAATCTCTCGGGACGCATTGCTAAACTGCGCAAGGCGACCGCAGCGGCGGCCGACCCTCAAAAGCTCGGCCAGGCCATCGGCAGCCTTCTGCCGCCGCTCGTCAAAGAGGTCGGCGACAGCGGGGCGCTTGCCTCCGACAAGGCCCAGAGCCAGATCGCTGCGCTGAAGCCGGTCCTGGATAAGCTCGCCCCCATGGCCAAGGACAGCAGCAGCCTGACGCTCGAAGGTTACGCTCCCATCGATCAGGATCTCCAGGGCCTGCAGGAGCAATTTGCAAAACTCGCCTCCGGCAATGCGGACACGGCAATCGAGCGCTTTACCGGCATGGATGCGAGCATTTCAACGCTTCGTTCGATGGTGGCGATCGTCAATGCCGCGTTCAAATCGATCGACGATCTGCGCCTGCATCTGAGTGAACTGAACAGACGGGTCGATGCAGAGTCGCGGGATGCGGTTCTCGCGGATCTTAAGGCATTGCGCGAAAGCGCTGCAAAGCTTGTTCCCTTGAGCGGTAAAAATGCCGCGCTGCAAGATCTTGCCAAGAAGATCGAGCCATCCCTTGCGGCGATCGAGAAAGACACGTCGCTTCTGATCTCGATCGCCGACCGGTGGCGCGCGGACAAGGAGACGGCGACCGCACTTGTGGCCGACGCAAGCCACACGCTCGAACAGTTTGTCAGCACGGCGCAGGAGAGCGGCAAGGAAATCAGCCAGCGCTCGGCGACGATGTCGCTCGCGGCAATGATCGCGGGCACCGTGCTTGCGTTTATCGGCGGCCTCATGCTGATCGAAACTCTGCGCGGGCCGCTGAAGCGGATCACCCAGACAATGATGCGGCTTGCCGACGGCGATCTGAACGTTGCAATCGGCGACGGCAAGCGCGGCGACGAGATCGGCGACATGATCCGATCGGTGACCGTCTTCCGCGATCAGGCGCTTGAGAAGACCAGGCTCGAAGAGGTGGCCGAGGTAAACAGGGCGCGGGACGAACGGGAGCAGGCCCGCCGCGCCGCCGAGCAGGCGCGCATCGAAGCGGAACAGAGCGAGGCTCTGACGGCGCTGTCGGAAATGTTGGGCAAGCTTGCCAATGGCAATCTCGCTGCCGAGATGAGCGAGGATCTGGCCGCAGACTATGTCGCCATGGCGCAAACCTACAATCACGCCATTGATGCGCTGCGCCTGACGCTCGCCGAGGTTCGCAACACGACCTACGAGATCGCCGAGGGCAGCACCAATCTTTCAGGAGCCGCCGACGATCTGGCGCGGCGCACCGAACAGCAGGCAGCAGCGCTTGAGGAGAGTTCGCGGGTGCTCGGTGAACTCACAGACAGCGTGCGAACGACCGCTGAAAACGCGCGTCAGACGTCGGTTTCGGTCGCGGAAGCACACCGCCAGGCGGAGCATTCCGCAGCCGTCGTGGCGAAGGCCGTCGATGCTATGGGCGCAATCAACCGTTCATCCGAGAAGGTCACCAGCATCATCGGCGTGATCGACGAGATCGCCTTCCAGACCAATCTTCTTGCTCTCAATGCTGGTGTGGAAGCGGCGCGCGCCGGGGAGGCCGGCAGAGGTTTTGCCGTGGTTGCTCAGGAGGTGCGTGAGCTTGCCCAGCGCTGCGCCAAGGCTGCCCGCGAGATCAAGGACCTCATCTCCAACAGCGCATCGCAGGTCGGCGCGGGCGTCACGCTCGTCGAGGAAACCGGCCATGCGCTTTCTGCCATCATGGAGCACTTCACTTCGATCAATGGACTGGTGCAGGTCATCTCTGCTTCGACGACCACGCAATACAAGGGCATCGACGAGGTGAACAACGCCGTTCGCGACGTCGAGCATATCACCCAGCATAACGCAGCAATGGTCGAGGAAAACACCGCCGAGATTCACAGGCTTCGCCAGCAGGTGGAACTATTGAACGAAAGAATTTCCCATTTTCAAACTGCCGACGGCCGCAGGGGCGCGCTCGCAGCCCGTCCGCTCATATCCGTCGCCTCCTGA